The Desulfitobacterium chlororespirans DSM 11544 genome includes a region encoding these proteins:
- the dnaJ gene encoding molecular chaperone DnaJ yields the protein MKRDYYEVLGVSKSSDEQEIKKAYRKLARQYHPDVNPGDKEAEEKFKEATEAYDVLSDTEKRARYDQMGHSAFDPNQQGFGGDFGGFGDIFDMFFGGGGGGGQRRQGPTRGNDLRYDLTITFEEAAFGTEKEIQVPRQETCTECHGSGSAPGTHPTTCSQCHGTGQIKATQRTPFGAIQTARTCPACNGSGQFISSPCKECSGKGTTRKVKTIKVTVPPGSEDGLNLRFSGNGEAGLRGGPSGDLYVVLNVKPHKFFEREGNDVYCEMPITFVQAALGSEIDVPTLDGKVKMKIPEGTQTATVFRLRGHGIPYRRGNGRGDQHVRVVVATPTKLTDRQKELLREFGEVTSDQQQMGKKSFFEKVKENIRDAIDL from the coding sequence ATGAAACGGGATTATTATGAAGTACTCGGTGTCTCTAAAAGCTCAGACGAACAAGAAATCAAAAAGGCCTATCGAAAACTGGCCCGCCAATATCATCCTGATGTGAACCCAGGAGATAAAGAAGCGGAAGAAAAATTCAAAGAGGCAACTGAAGCCTATGATGTTTTAAGCGATACTGAAAAACGTGCCCGCTACGATCAAATGGGCCATTCCGCCTTCGATCCCAACCAACAGGGTTTTGGCGGAGATTTCGGCGGCTTTGGGGATATCTTCGATATGTTTTTTGGCGGCGGCGGTGGCGGTGGTCAGCGGCGGCAGGGTCCCACTCGGGGAAATGACCTTCGCTATGACTTAACCATTACTTTCGAAGAGGCTGCCTTTGGTACCGAGAAAGAGATTCAGGTTCCACGTCAAGAGACCTGTACGGAATGCCATGGCTCCGGTTCAGCCCCCGGCACTCATCCTACCACCTGTTCACAATGTCACGGAACAGGGCAGATTAAAGCTACCCAACGGACTCCCTTTGGTGCGATTCAAACAGCAAGAACTTGCCCCGCCTGCAATGGCTCAGGTCAATTTATATCTTCTCCGTGTAAGGAATGCAGTGGCAAGGGAACAACCCGGAAAGTCAAAACCATTAAAGTCACTGTCCCCCCAGGATCAGAGGATGGTCTTAACCTTCGTTTCAGCGGCAATGGGGAGGCGGGGTTGCGGGGAGGCCCATCAGGAGACCTTTATGTGGTTCTCAATGTGAAACCCCATAAATTCTTTGAAAGAGAAGGGAACGACGTCTACTGCGAGATGCCCATAACCTTTGTACAGGCCGCCCTTGGGTCGGAGATCGATGTTCCGACCTTGGATGGCAAAGTCAAAATGAAGATACCCGAAGGCACCCAGACCGCTACGGTGTTCCGGCTGAGGGGTCATGGCATTCCTTACCGCCGTGGCAACGGGAGAGGGGATCAGCATGTGAGAGTGGTCGTGGCTACTCCGACTAAACTCACCGATCGCCAAAAGGAGTTGCTGCGTGAGTTCGGGGAAGTCACCAGCGACCAGCAGCAGATGGGCAAAAAATCCTTCTTCGAGAAGGTCAAAGAAAATATCCGGGACGCTATCGATCTATAG
- the prmA gene encoding 50S ribosomal protein L11 methyltransferase has translation MNWREIAVTVSSAGEEAVADLFYQLGCPGVSVEDPELLQSYVESGNWDYHDFGEIALTGTSVVKGYICEDHELQPKLRQLDEGLKELLQRFPEWVLQVKGLTVQEEDWATSWKAYFKPVRVGRRFLIKPSWEEVTPQPEDIILELDPGMAFGTGTHATTSLCLETLEETVKPDMRVFDLGTGSGILAIAAAKLGAQVEAIDLDSVAVKVAQENVELNQVADRISVRQGDLGTVLQGQADLVVANIIADVILMLIPDLKRIMKEDGEFLASGIIGHRSCDVEAGLGEHGLEVQEKKEDSGWVLLRARWQRASL, from the coding sequence ATGAATTGGCGTGAAATTGCGGTAACTGTTTCATCGGCAGGAGAAGAAGCTGTTGCCGATCTTTTTTATCAACTGGGCTGCCCTGGGGTGAGTGTGGAAGATCCGGAGCTTCTCCAAAGTTATGTGGAATCCGGGAATTGGGATTACCATGATTTTGGGGAGATTGCCTTGACCGGAACTTCTGTGGTCAAAGGATATATCTGTGAAGATCACGAACTCCAGCCCAAGCTCCGTCAGCTTGACGAAGGGCTGAAGGAATTGCTTCAGCGCTTTCCGGAGTGGGTTCTCCAAGTGAAAGGCCTGACTGTGCAGGAAGAAGACTGGGCCACCTCTTGGAAAGCTTATTTTAAGCCCGTGCGGGTTGGCCGGCGTTTTTTGATCAAGCCCTCTTGGGAAGAGGTAACCCCTCAGCCTGAGGATATTATCCTGGAGCTGGATCCCGGAATGGCTTTTGGTACGGGAACTCATGCCACCACCTCCTTGTGTTTGGAGACCCTGGAGGAGACGGTGAAGCCGGATATGCGGGTCTTTGATTTGGGAACAGGCTCAGGGATTCTGGCTATTGCCGCAGCAAAATTAGGCGCTCAAGTAGAGGCCATCGATTTGGACTCCGTTGCCGTAAAAGTAGCCCAGGAGAACGTGGAGCTCAATCAGGTAGCTGACCGGATCAGTGTCCGGCAAGGAGATTTAGGAACAGTATTGCAGGGACAGGCTGATTTAGTAGTAGCCAATATCATTGCCGATGTCATTCTGATGCTGATCCCTGACTTAAAGCGCATCATGAAAGAGGATGGAGAATTCCTCGCTTCGGGGATTATCGGACACCGTTCTTGCGATGTGGAAGCAGGATTGGGCGAGCATGGGTTGGAAGTCCAGGAGAAGAAGGAAGATTCAGGCTGGGTCCTCTTGCGGGCGAGGTGGCAACGTGCATCGCTTTAA
- a CDS encoding RsmE family RNA methyltransferase has translation MHRFKISELGSHVFWLKGPERDHLVRVLRLAVGDRIIGFDNTGAEYKAVVNKIEDQSVTCGILEQDYPEVEAVTRIYLAAGLSKGEKMEWVIQKGTELGMAGLIPLRTKRAVMKLEGSKAADRVERWQKISGEAAKQSHRVREPQIFSVTDWQGLKALLPLTTQWLIPYENEKTRTLSSVLKDFSSQEPIALIIGPEGGFEEGEVLWAQEHLKAQSISLGPRILRAETAALASLALVLGHYGDLG, from the coding sequence GTGCATCGCTTTAAAATCTCCGAACTGGGGAGCCATGTCTTCTGGCTTAAGGGACCGGAAAGAGACCATCTTGTCCGGGTCCTGCGTCTTGCGGTGGGTGACCGGATCATCGGCTTTGACAACACAGGGGCGGAGTACAAGGCAGTCGTTAATAAAATAGAAGACCAAAGCGTAACCTGCGGCATCCTGGAGCAGGATTACCCGGAAGTAGAAGCCGTTACCCGGATCTATCTGGCAGCCGGCCTCTCGAAAGGGGAAAAGATGGAGTGGGTCATCCAAAAGGGAACGGAATTGGGAATGGCGGGTTTAATCCCCCTGCGCACCAAACGGGCCGTGATGAAGCTGGAAGGGAGCAAAGCTGCAGACCGGGTGGAACGCTGGCAAAAAATCTCCGGTGAGGCGGCTAAGCAATCCCACCGGGTCCGGGAACCGCAGATTTTTTCTGTAACAGATTGGCAGGGGCTAAAGGCTCTGCTTCCGTTAACTACCCAGTGGCTTATTCCTTATGAAAACGAGAAAACCAGGACCCTCTCCTCGGTGCTGAAGGACTTCAGCTCACAAGAGCCGATCGCACTGATTATCGGCCCGGAAGGGGGCTTCGAGGAAGGGGAGGTTCTTTGGGCTCAGGAACATCTCAAAGCCCAAAGCATCTCCCTGGGCCCGCGTATCCTCCGGGCAGAGACGGCGGCCCTTGCCTCTTTGGCCTTGGTGTTAGGGCATTATGGTGATTTGGGCTGA
- the mtaB gene encoding tRNA (N(6)-L-threonylcarbamoyladenosine(37)-C(2))-methylthiotransferase MtaB: MSTLQQKNPASVCFVTLGCKVNQTESEALGQLFRNNGYHVVSSTEKADVVVVNTCTVTNTGDAKSRQTIRRMVKAHPDAFVVVMGCYAQTAPGEILEIEGVDLVLGTQDRGKILELIDQVKQDQQPKSSVRAIWDAKTFEELPLIEEESRTRATLKIQEGCNQFCTYCIIPYARGPVRSRIPENAVTEAEKLVAAGYKEIVLTGIHTGSYGEDLGEDWDLARLVKVLAQIKGLHRLRLSSIEPMEFIPELIDVIINYPAVCPHLHIPLQCGSDAILTRMKRPYTVKAFKELMQRLTSLQPGIAITTDVIVGFPGETEQNFQETLETVRSCGFSGIHVFPYSKREGTPAAKYPEQIPNKIKEVRVKALLEVARKSQEDYVRRFIGQRVEVLIERVSPEGVAAGHTGNYIQVHLPPREGKPWEGGELVECVLEKNHVRLNG; this comes from the coding sequence ATGAGTACATTACAGCAAAAAAATCCAGCGTCGGTGTGTTTTGTTACCCTTGGGTGCAAAGTGAATCAGACCGAGAGTGAGGCCTTAGGGCAGCTGTTTCGAAATAATGGCTATCATGTGGTGTCTTCCACGGAGAAGGCGGATGTGGTGGTGGTCAATACATGCACCGTGACCAATACAGGAGATGCTAAGTCCCGGCAAACCATCCGGCGTATGGTCAAGGCTCATCCTGATGCTTTCGTGGTGGTTATGGGGTGTTATGCGCAGACCGCTCCGGGAGAGATTCTCGAAATTGAAGGGGTTGACCTGGTCCTGGGAACTCAGGATCGGGGAAAAATCCTGGAGCTGATCGACCAAGTGAAGCAGGACCAGCAGCCGAAGAGCAGTGTTCGTGCCATCTGGGATGCAAAAACCTTTGAAGAACTGCCTTTGATCGAAGAGGAAAGCCGGACAAGGGCGACGTTAAAAATACAGGAGGGGTGTAATCAATTTTGCACCTATTGTATTATCCCTTATGCCCGGGGACCGGTTAGAAGCAGAATTCCTGAGAATGCCGTCACGGAGGCGGAAAAGCTGGTTGCAGCGGGTTATAAGGAGATCGTATTAACAGGAATCCATACAGGATCTTATGGAGAGGATCTGGGAGAGGATTGGGATTTGGCCCGGCTGGTCAAGGTGCTTGCTCAGATTAAAGGGCTGCACCGTTTGCGCTTGAGTTCTATTGAACCTATGGAATTTATCCCTGAGCTGATCGATGTGATCATCAATTATCCTGCGGTCTGCCCCCACCTTCATATTCCTTTGCAATGTGGCAGTGATGCCATTTTAACTCGCATGAAAAGACCTTATACCGTAAAGGCGTTCAAAGAGCTCATGCAACGCTTAACGAGTCTACAGCCGGGGATTGCCATTACCACGGACGTGATCGTAGGTTTTCCGGGGGAGACGGAGCAAAATTTTCAGGAGACGCTGGAGACAGTTCGTTCCTGCGGCTTTTCCGGAATTCATGTCTTTCCTTATTCCAAGCGCGAAGGAACTCCCGCTGCCAAGTATCCTGAGCAGATCCCCAATAAAATCAAAGAGGTACGTGTCAAAGCTCTCCTGGAAGTGGCCAGGAAGAGCCAGGAAGACTATGTCCGCAGATTTATCGGGCAGAGGGTGGAAGTCTTGATCGAGCGGGTCAGTCCGGAAGGAGTAGCTGCAGGCCATACGGGGAACTATATTCAAGTGCACTTGCCTCCCCGTGAAGGAAAACCCTGGGAAGGCGGCGAATTGGTAGAGTGCGTACTGGAAAAAAACCATGTGCGGCTTAATGGATAA
- a CDS encoding PEGA domain-containing protein has product MKKDSPFSKERFFKARRWKITGFLLVLVILLGLGAFLMMPPVTFPAPHLVFNRHTIPPFVTMVESGGKVATWNKAKGEMTIEKTGDSIKLHIDTDRIRKIPIYINGSYVGKSPLNKRLFPGKYEIVAKPPGYMGSIRHLKLTNEYPKDKQVTLPVDEHHYQDYLDEILRLGYTPIRVMDYYNHVPITDKTLILRHDVDEVADYALKMAEIEQTRGVKSTYYFRWRTADPEVIRKVKAMGHEVGLHYETLAFYAQEMGLKSADEVTPAVRQELRRRLKFEIAEFERLYGDIYTIASHGAEENRQLKLTNFQAVMEGENPLDYGIIGTAYGAIIEKFTYASDVGGIWEPFPYPQLEDNKGPFYFLIHPIHWASSFSED; this is encoded by the coding sequence ATGAAAAAAGACAGCCCTTTTTCAAAAGAACGGTTTTTTAAGGCAAGACGGTGGAAAATTACAGGTTTTCTATTAGTTCTCGTTATCTTACTGGGCTTGGGCGCTTTTTTGATGATGCCTCCAGTGACCTTTCCCGCGCCCCATCTGGTATTCAACCGGCACACCATTCCCCCTTTCGTAACTATGGTTGAATCTGGAGGGAAAGTTGCAACCTGGAATAAAGCCAAGGGCGAAATGACCATCGAAAAGACTGGGGACAGTATAAAGCTTCATATCGATACTGACCGGATTCGGAAAATACCCATCTATATCAATGGCAGTTATGTGGGGAAATCGCCCTTGAATAAGCGTCTTTTTCCCGGTAAATATGAAATTGTAGCTAAACCTCCCGGATATATGGGCTCGATCCGGCATCTGAAGCTGACCAACGAGTATCCTAAGGATAAACAGGTCACCTTGCCAGTGGATGAACATCATTATCAGGATTACCTGGACGAGATTCTTCGTCTCGGTTATACCCCCATAAGAGTAATGGATTACTATAACCATGTTCCCATAACGGATAAAACCCTTATCCTAAGGCATGATGTGGATGAAGTGGCGGATTATGCCTTAAAAATGGCAGAAATAGAACAGACCCGGGGAGTCAAAAGCACCTACTATTTCCGGTGGCGCACTGCTGATCCGGAAGTGATCCGGAAAGTGAAGGCCATGGGGCATGAAGTGGGGCTGCACTATGAGACGTTGGCTTTCTACGCCCAGGAGATGGGCTTAAAATCAGCCGATGAAGTAACTCCCGCTGTCCGGCAGGAGCTGAGGAGACGCCTGAAATTTGAAATAGCTGAATTCGAACGACTCTATGGGGATATCTATACCATCGCCTCCCATGGAGCGGAAGAGAACAGGCAGCTGAAACTTACCAATTTTCAGGCAGTTATGGAAGGAGAAAATCCTTTGGACTATGGCATCATCGGCACAGCTTATGGAGCGATCATAGAAAAGTTCACTTATGCCAGTGATGTGGGCGGCATCTGGGAACCGTTTCCCTATCCGCAGTTAGAGGATAATAAAGGACCGTTTTATTTTCTCATCCATCCTATTCATTGGGCTTCAAGTTTCTCTGAAGATTAG
- a CDS encoding histidine triad nucleotide-binding protein yields the protein MSECIFCKIINKEIPSQVIFEDEHVLAFKDINPVAPVHLLVVPKKHRESLNDIDVTDEAWLGHILIVAKKLAQELGIADSGYRVVNNCGDDGGQVVKHLHFHVIGGQPLGVKIC from the coding sequence ATGTCGGAATGCATCTTTTGCAAAATAATCAATAAAGAAATTCCCAGTCAGGTTATTTTCGAGGATGAGCATGTGTTGGCTTTTAAGGATATTAATCCTGTAGCCCCGGTACATCTGCTTGTGGTTCCCAAAAAACATAGGGAAAGCCTCAATGACATCGATGTCACGGATGAAGCTTGGTTAGGGCACATTTTGATAGTGGCTAAAAAACTGGCTCAAGAGTTGGGTATCGCTGATTCAGGTTATCGTGTGGTCAACAATTGTGGTGACGATGGAGGTCAGGTGGTGAAGCATTTGCATTTCCACGTGATTGGCGGACAGCCTTTGGGTGTAAAAATCTGTTGA
- the rpsU gene encoding 30S ribosomal protein S21 produces MSEIKVGKNESLDSALRRFKRTCQRAGVLSEARKHEHYEKPSVKRKKKSEAARKRKFK; encoded by the coding sequence ATGAGCGAAATTAAAGTCGGTAAAAACGAATCCCTGGATAGCGCACTCCGCCGGTTCAAGCGTACTTGTCAGCGTGCAGGCGTATTATCAGAGGCTCGTAAACATGAGCATTATGAAAAGCCTAGTGTTAAGCGGAAGAAAAAATCCGAAGCTGCGCGTAAACGTAAGTTCAAATAA
- a CDS encoding GatB/YqeY domain-containing protein: MSLKERLVEDMKVAMKAKEEGKVRLSVIRMARAAIKNAEIDKQVEFNDEQVIEVLAKEVKMRRDSIEEFSKANRPDTVKALEKEISVLMEYLPQQLSEGEIRQLAQETITEVGAQGPKDLGKVMGKITPKTKGRADGKLVNQIVRELLGS, translated from the coding sequence TTGTCTCTGAAAGAACGCCTCGTTGAGGATATGAAGGTTGCCATGAAGGCCAAAGAGGAGGGGAAGGTCAGACTTTCCGTCATCCGCATGGCTCGGGCCGCCATTAAAAATGCTGAAATAGATAAGCAAGTTGAATTTAACGATGAGCAAGTCATCGAAGTCTTAGCTAAAGAAGTTAAAATGCGTCGTGATTCGATCGAAGAGTTTTCTAAGGCGAATCGCCCCGATACAGTGAAAGCCCTGGAAAAGGAAATCTCCGTTCTCATGGAATACCTTCCTCAGCAGCTTTCTGAAGGGGAGATACGTCAGTTAGCCCAAGAGACGATTACCGAAGTCGGTGCTCAAGGACCGAAAGACTTGGGGAAAGTCATGGGCAAAATTACTCCGAAGACAAAAGGACGCGCTGACGGCAAACTGGTTAACCAGATCGTGCGTGAACTTCTAGGATCTTAG
- a CDS encoding YbaK/EbsC family protein, which yields MSIETVKEFFHSKEMEVPILKFKDISTVVKAAESLGVTPGEIAKSLLLQVHDDFVMVLMAGDKRLDNRKFKDIFKGKPKMPAVEQVLAMTGHPVGGVCPFGLRQEIPVYLDQSLKEYAVVYPAAGAPDAAVKLTVAELAELVATDWVNVAQE from the coding sequence ATGTCAATCGAAACGGTGAAGGAATTTTTTCATAGTAAAGAAATGGAAGTACCTATTCTGAAATTTAAAGATATCAGTACTGTTGTGAAAGCTGCCGAATCCTTGGGTGTTACCCCGGGGGAAATTGCCAAATCTCTCCTGCTGCAGGTTCATGATGATTTTGTCATGGTGCTTATGGCCGGGGATAAGAGGCTGGATAACCGGAAGTTTAAGGATATCTTCAAAGGGAAGCCCAAAATGCCTGCGGTTGAGCAGGTATTGGCGATGACCGGGCATCCGGTGGGAGGGGTCTGTCCTTTTGGCTTAAGACAGGAAATTCCCGTTTATTTGGATCAATCATTAAAGGAGTACGCTGTAGTCTATCCGGCTGCAGGCGCTCCTGATGCGGCTGTAAAGCTGACCGTCGCGGAATTGGCAGAGCTTGTGGCAACAGATTGGGTGAACGTGGCTCAGGAGTAA
- a CDS encoding GDSL-type esterase/lipase family protein — MVASPMHGIYLALGDSLTTGYGVGLNRSFATLYYSTLLSCFPNLGYENLGVNGLTSSQLVDMVEQPHVQRLIMQARVITVTIGSNDLLALGKGLALGQWVNPELTLRDFQQNLMLLGDKIRRVNSLTVLKIASIYNPLPPMDKQTNLFAYTLLKHANHSVTQMARQYGGIVVPVAKAFSGQEMLLLSSDHIHPNLAGHQVMAELFARY, encoded by the coding sequence GTGGTAGCAAGCCCTATGCATGGTATCTATCTGGCCTTAGGTGATTCATTAACGACAGGTTATGGGGTGGGGCTCAATCGTTCGTTTGCTACCCTGTATTATTCAACCTTGCTGTCCTGTTTTCCGAATCTAGGCTATGAGAATCTGGGGGTTAATGGTCTGACAAGCAGCCAACTGGTTGATATGGTCGAACAGCCCCACGTACAGCGTTTAATTATGCAGGCCAGAGTCATTACGGTGACCATTGGCTCAAACGATCTGCTCGCCCTCGGCAAGGGTTTAGCTTTAGGCCAATGGGTCAACCCTGAGCTGACTTTGCGGGATTTCCAACAAAATCTTATGTTATTGGGGGATAAGATAAGAAGGGTTAATTCATTAACCGTGCTCAAGATAGCCAGTATCTATAATCCCTTACCCCCTATGGATAAGCAAACCAATCTTTTTGCTTATACTTTGCTCAAACATGCCAATCATAGTGTCACGCAAATGGCCAGACAATACGGAGGAATCGTGGTGCCGGTTGCCAAGGCATTTAGCGGCCAGGAAATGCTGCTTCTCAGCTCCGACCATATCCATCCTAATCTGGCGGGACACCAGGTAATGGCAGAGCTCTTTGCCCGGTATTAA
- a CDS encoding proton-conducting transporter membrane subunit, giving the protein MVNIERGIRVGTMGLSLMIAVFGILFLGWNFHMDNFSGQWHGDGFSFDGLTAFFLLVLLLGQGIASLYGLGYMKEYEGKRSLLSFSLSWAAFLVSMAGVLIVNNGFYFLFLWELMSLFSFLLVIYEHEESSNRTAAFIYFVMTHVGTVFLIAAVLFLYSKAGSFLYGDWAAITPTLSLGEKNGLFLCFLIGFGTKAGLVPFHIWLPYAHPVAPSPVSALMSGVMVKIALYMMMRWVWLTLAPMELWWGGLMLALGVLSAFIGILYACVEQDVKRLLAYSTVENMGILTMALGTAMIARTLGYSDLVVLALAAFFWHGIHHLLFKSGLFMAAGNIIQATHTKKLDHMGGLLKRMPRTGLWAMVGAVGLSALPPLGGFWGEWLLFHALWKTSVQVEGGLFKLALPLSLAALAFISALALATMVKWFAGAFLGQARSANAANAQELPWLQTVSMGVAMMLTLLATLYPQGLWKLISVPIYVLKDTSDSPLTAGLALPLWADFFNLITPYILLLGLFSVTLYQLSARKRKRVAGTWNCGMPLTPRMQYTGLGITMPLRIVMKKVLAFRPIIDKKFGETPYVLQSLHYRGRTREMTEEVFYRPAMKLLLQCAERIRILQTGSIHTYLAYMLITLVVVLIWTM; this is encoded by the coding sequence ATGGTAAACATAGAGCGGGGTATTCGGGTAGGAACCATGGGTCTATCCTTGATGATAGCAGTCTTTGGTATTCTCTTTCTGGGTTGGAATTTCCATATGGACAACTTTTCAGGTCAATGGCATGGGGATGGCTTTTCTTTCGATGGATTGACAGCCTTTTTCCTTTTAGTGCTCTTGCTTGGGCAGGGTATTGCATCTCTCTATGGTCTGGGCTATATGAAAGAGTATGAGGGGAAGCGTTCTCTCCTCTCCTTTTCCTTATCCTGGGCAGCTTTTCTGGTGAGTATGGCTGGGGTTTTAATCGTCAATAATGGCTTCTATTTTCTTTTTCTTTGGGAACTCATGTCCCTTTTTTCCTTCTTGCTGGTAATATATGAACACGAAGAGAGTTCCAATCGCACAGCGGCGTTCATTTATTTTGTCATGACCCATGTGGGAACAGTTTTTTTGATTGCGGCGGTCCTGTTTCTTTACAGTAAGGCCGGAAGTTTTCTCTATGGGGATTGGGCTGCCATAACCCCGACTCTAAGTCTGGGGGAAAAGAACGGTCTTTTTCTCTGCTTTCTGATTGGTTTTGGCACGAAGGCAGGATTGGTGCCTTTTCATATCTGGCTGCCCTATGCTCATCCCGTTGCCCCTTCTCCAGTGTCCGCATTAATGTCCGGGGTGATGGTCAAAATTGCTCTCTATATGATGATGAGATGGGTGTGGTTGACCCTGGCACCCATGGAGCTATGGTGGGGCGGGTTAATGCTGGCACTCGGAGTGCTCTCTGCTTTTATCGGAATTCTCTATGCCTGTGTAGAACAGGACGTAAAGCGTCTGCTGGCTTATTCTACAGTAGAGAATATGGGTATTCTTACGATGGCTTTAGGGACGGCCATGATTGCCCGGACCCTGGGCTATTCGGACCTGGTGGTCCTTGCCTTGGCAGCCTTCTTCTGGCATGGGATTCATCACCTCCTTTTTAAGTCGGGCTTGTTTATGGCCGCGGGAAATATCATCCAGGCAACACATACAAAAAAACTTGACCATATGGGCGGTTTACTTAAGAGAATGCCCAGGACGGGCTTGTGGGCAATGGTTGGCGCTGTGGGGCTTTCCGCACTTCCACCCTTGGGAGGTTTTTGGGGTGAATGGTTGTTATTTCACGCCTTATGGAAAACTTCCGTTCAAGTGGAAGGGGGATTGTTCAAGCTGGCCCTGCCCTTAAGTCTGGCGGCGTTGGCGTTTATTTCTGCCTTAGCCCTGGCAACGATGGTGAAGTGGTTTGCCGGAGCCTTCCTGGGACAGGCTCGGTCGGCAAATGCTGCAAATGCCCAGGAGCTGCCTTGGCTTCAGACGGTATCTATGGGAGTAGCCATGATGTTGACCCTCCTGGCAACGCTGTATCCTCAAGGCCTTTGGAAACTAATCAGTGTTCCCATTTACGTGTTAAAAGACACAAGCGATTCTCCACTCACCGCCGGTTTAGCTCTGCCGCTTTGGGCAGATTTCTTTAACCTGATCACCCCTTACATCTTGCTTTTAGGCCTTTTTTCCGTAACACTCTATCAGTTATCCGCAAGAAAGCGCAAGAGGGTAGCAGGGACCTGGAATTGTGGTATGCCTTTAACCCCTCGTATGCAATACACGGGCTTAGGGATAACTATGCCTTTGCGGATAGTCATGAAAAAGGTTTTGGCCTTTCGCCCCATCATTGATAAAAAGTTTGGGGAAACCCCCTATGTGTTACAGTCCCTGCACTATCGTGGCCGAACCCGCGAGATGACGGAGGAAGTGTTCTATCGGCCTGCCATGAAGTTGCTTTTGCAGTGTGCGGAACGAATTCGCATCCTGCAAACCGGCAGTATTCACACCTATTTAGCGTATATGCTGATCACCTTAGTGGTTGTGTTGATTTGGACTATGTAA
- a CDS encoding respiratory chain complex I subunit 1 family protein has product MLNFGEWNGGIIFFSLLHLLIFLLAAPLLQGWIKKVKAFWQMRQGPSLFQPYRDLWKYMRKEEVVSEHASWIFLVTPSLVLGSTILASCVVPGPWGWAPIHSLGSMFWLAASLGLARFFLALAGLDAGGTFGGMGSSREVFVAALVEPGFILSLAVLALMTETTSLMGMSAALQGLSIFETPRVLALFALFVIAIAELGRIPVDNPDTHLELTMIHEGMLLDYSGPSLGFLTWAEQLKQLLLLQLLTFLILPVNIQVMNSWSGGIPFGMLLSHGILQIGFLALLGTFFATLESINVKVRLFRIPNVLAMGLAAAVLALLTLWITKGGI; this is encoded by the coding sequence ATGTTGAATTTTGGAGAATGGAATGGTGGAATAATCTTCTTTTCTTTGCTGCACTTGTTGATATTTTTGCTGGCTGCGCCTTTGCTGCAAGGCTGGATAAAGAAAGTAAAAGCCTTTTGGCAGATGCGCCAGGGACCGTCCCTCTTCCAGCCTTACCGGGATCTTTGGAAGTACATGAGGAAAGAGGAGGTTGTCTCAGAGCATGCTTCCTGGATCTTCCTGGTTACGCCTTCACTTGTTTTAGGAAGTACGATCCTTGCCAGTTGTGTTGTTCCCGGTCCCTGGGGATGGGCACCCATCCACTCCTTGGGTTCCATGTTTTGGCTGGCGGCAAGCCTTGGTCTGGCCCGGTTCTTTCTGGCTCTTGCCGGCCTGGATGCGGGGGGAACCTTTGGTGGTATGGGAAGCAGTCGTGAGGTTTTCGTAGCAGCTTTAGTGGAACCTGGATTTATTCTGAGTCTGGCCGTCCTGGCCCTGATGACAGAGACGACTTCGCTCATGGGAATGAGCGCTGCGCTGCAAGGCCTATCCATCTTTGAAACTCCCCGGGTTCTTGCCTTGTTCGCTCTTTTTGTTATCGCCATCGCCGAGCTGGGGAGGATTCCGGTCGATAACCCCGACACCCATCTGGAGTTGACGATGATTCATGAAGGAATGCTCTTGGATTACTCGGGTCCCTCTTTAGGTTTTCTGACGTGGGCGGAACAATTGAAGCAATTGCTTTTGCTGCAACTTCTGACTTTCTTGATTTTACCTGTGAATATCCAGGTTATGAACAGCTGGAGCGGGGGAATTCCTTTTGGGATGTTGCTTAGCCACGGAATTCTCCAGATCGGTTTCCTCGCTTTACTGGGTACCTTCTTTGCTACCCTGGAGAGCATCAATGTTAAAGTCAGACTTTTTCGGATTCCCAATGTCCTGGCTATGGGTTTGGCCGCGGCTGTCTTGGCTCTATTAACTCTTTGGATTACGAAAGGGGGGATATGA